The Sphingobium sp. BYY-5 genome contains a region encoding:
- a CDS encoding integrase arm-type DNA-binding domain-containing protein, producing the protein MLTDKECKAAKAGAKPLKLFDAHGLHLLVSTTGHKSWRLKYRIGGKEKQIGFGAYPEVRLQEAREMSVTARKTLNEGRDPALEFSTKAKRRALATNPDNSFEAVTRRWHALQEPQWKPRHATEVLNSFQRDVFKALGALDIRHVRAQNVRDLLVGVQSRGALETGHRLLQRISAVYQYAIAEELVICPLLSGPLTSCSSTSITACWALRPAR; encoded by the coding sequence ATGCTGACGGACAAGGAGTGCAAGGCGGCAAAGGCCGGAGCGAAGCCCCTCAAATTGTTCGACGCACATGGCTTGCACCTGCTGGTAAGCACCACCGGTCACAAAAGCTGGCGCCTCAAATATCGCATCGGCGGGAAGGAAAAGCAGATTGGCTTCGGGGCATACCCGGAAGTCAGGTTGCAGGAAGCGCGGGAAATGTCCGTAACTGCGCGCAAGACCTTGAACGAAGGACGCGATCCGGCGTTGGAATTCAGCACCAAGGCCAAGCGGCGCGCGCTTGCCACCAATCCAGACAACAGTTTCGAGGCGGTAACGCGGCGCTGGCACGCATTGCAGGAACCGCAATGGAAGCCCCGGCACGCGACCGAAGTGCTGAACAGCTTTCAGCGGGACGTGTTCAAGGCGCTGGGCGCCTTGGATATTCGGCACGTCAGGGCGCAGAATGTGCGCGACTTGCTGGTGGGCGTGCAGTCGCGGGGCGCACTGGAAACCGGACACCGGCTACTGCAACGAATTTCGGCCGTGTATCAATATGCGATTGCGGAGGAATTGGTGATCTGCCCCCTTCTGAGTGGCCCATTGACTAGCTGCTCCTCCACATCGATCACCGCCTGCTGGGCATTGCGCCCAGCGCGATAG
- a CDS encoding alpha-L-fucosidase, with product MSKFSKRDLLSGTVAAAFGLSAARAQAAAATTNMAPAAGPQIPPGRFNSSVQSLKGYETPEWFRDAKFGIWSHWGPQAVPRQGDWYARFMYVPGHPHYDYHVKTYGHPSEFGYKDIIPLWKAEKFDPDALMKKYAAAGAKYFVSMGVHHDNFDLWRSTHHRWNATAMGPKRDIVGDWQKAARANGLRFGVSEHLGASYSWWYPNHLYDQFWPKLGLAYDGANPEFSDLYHDNRDEPFRNTSQSWYTTKPDYHQLWFRRIRDLVDNYQVDLLYSDGGLPFGEVGRSLVAHLYNRSIARSGKLEAVYTCKDSGTGEFHKEASVQDVERGVLKDINPLPWQTDTSNGDWFFADRYDYKTSAQIVTMLADIVSKNGNMLLNVVQYPDGSLPPQSEELLADLTAWMKVNAPAIHGTRPWKIFGEGPTETAEGMFQEKGDYTPQDIRFTTKGEALYAITLGEPSGQVAITSLASGNPNERRAVRRVRLLGHRGNLTFRQAGQALVIDLPSQLPSRHASAFEISFA from the coding sequence ATGAGCAAGTTTAGCAAACGGGATCTCTTGAGCGGCACGGTAGCCGCCGCGTTTGGACTGAGCGCCGCACGAGCACAGGCGGCTGCCGCGACAACGAACATGGCTCCTGCCGCTGGGCCGCAGATTCCGCCGGGCCGCTTCAATAGCAGCGTGCAATCCTTGAAAGGCTACGAAACGCCCGAATGGTTCCGTGATGCCAAGTTCGGAATCTGGTCGCATTGGGGGCCGCAGGCCGTACCCCGTCAGGGCGACTGGTATGCTCGGTTCATGTATGTCCCCGGCCATCCGCACTATGATTACCATGTAAAAACATACGGCCACCCGTCGGAGTTCGGCTACAAAGACATTATCCCGCTGTGGAAGGCGGAGAAATTCGATCCCGATGCGCTGATGAAGAAATATGCGGCCGCCGGCGCAAAATATTTCGTGTCCATGGGCGTGCATCATGACAATTTCGATCTGTGGCGATCCACGCATCATCGCTGGAATGCCACCGCCATGGGTCCAAAGCGAGACATTGTAGGGGATTGGCAGAAGGCAGCCCGTGCGAACGGCCTGCGCTTTGGCGTCTCCGAACATCTGGGGGCCAGCTACAGCTGGTGGTATCCCAACCATCTTTACGACCAGTTCTGGCCGAAGTTGGGCCTCGCCTATGACGGCGCCAATCCCGAATTTTCTGACCTGTATCACGACAATCGCGACGAACCGTTCCGCAACACCTCGCAAAGCTGGTACACGACAAAGCCCGACTACCATCAACTGTGGTTCCGCCGCATTCGCGACCTCGTCGATAATTATCAGGTCGACTTGCTCTACTCTGACGGAGGGTTGCCCTTCGGAGAGGTCGGCAGGTCGCTGGTTGCGCATCTCTATAACCGCAGCATCGCACGGTCGGGTAAGCTGGAAGCCGTCTATACCTGCAAGGATTCCGGCACTGGCGAGTTTCACAAGGAAGCGTCCGTCCAGGATGTCGAGCGCGGCGTGCTCAAGGACATCAATCCCCTGCCGTGGCAGACGGATACGTCCAACGGCGACTGGTTCTTCGCTGATCGATATGACTATAAAACGTCGGCGCAGATCGTGACCATGCTGGCGGACATCGTCAGCAAGAACGGCAATATGCTGCTCAATGTCGTGCAATATCCGGACGGTAGCCTGCCACCTCAATCCGAAGAACTACTTGCGGACCTCACCGCCTGGATGAAAGTCAACGCCCCTGCCATCCATGGCACGCGGCCGTGGAAGATCTTCGGCGAAGGGCCGACCGAGACCGCCGAAGGCATGTTCCAGGAAAAGGGGGACTATACCCCGCAGGACATCCGCTTCACCACCAAAGGCGAAGCGCTCTACGCAATCACGCTGGGCGAACCGTCCGGCCAGGTCGCGATTACGTCGCTGGCCAGCGGAAATCCGAACGAGCGGCGCGCCGTCCGCCGTGTCCGGTTGCTTGGGCATCGGGGCAATCTGACGTTCCGGCAAGCCGGTCAGGCGCTGGTGATCGATCTGCCGTCGCAACTGCCTTCGCGGCATGCCAGCGCATTTGAAATATCATTTGCCTGA
- a CDS encoding NYN domain-containing protein, producing MATRQEGRGNIALLIDADNASAAHFDSVMTVLAELGTVNIRRAYGNWSKATLKAWAALSITQAIEPQQQFDLTKGKNATDMKMTIDAMDLLASGRVDGFGLMSSDSDFTPLVTRIRQDGIPVYGFGTANTPEGFRRACTRFIDVAALESAEVPITKPTAKRAAGAASARPAPKSSGEIKAKPVDAEVVKLLIDAYDAVKRDEKGFASLGSVGQLAGNRSSFDTRNYGYKRLSDLVRTIPNFLVEVREGGQTWIKRVR from the coding sequence ATGGCGACACGACAGGAAGGCCGCGGCAACATTGCCCTGCTGATCGACGCGGACAATGCGTCGGCGGCGCATTTCGATTCGGTGATGACGGTGCTGGCCGAACTGGGGACGGTCAATATCCGTCGCGCTTATGGCAACTGGAGCAAGGCGACGCTCAAGGCGTGGGCCGCCCTTTCCATCACCCAGGCGATCGAACCGCAGCAGCAGTTCGACCTGACCAAGGGCAAGAACGCCACCGACATGAAGATGACGATCGACGCGATGGACCTGCTGGCCAGCGGGCGCGTCGACGGCTTTGGCCTCATGTCCAGCGACAGCGACTTCACGCCACTGGTCACGCGCATCCGGCAGGATGGCATCCCGGTCTATGGTTTCGGCACGGCCAACACGCCCGAAGGCTTCCGCCGCGCCTGCACCCGCTTCATCGACGTCGCCGCCTTGGAATCGGCCGAAGTGCCGATCACGAAACCCACCGCGAAAAGGGCCGCCGGAGCCGCTTCAGCCAGACCTGCGCCGAAAAGCAGCGGAGAAATCAAGGCCAAGCCGGTCGATGCCGAGGTCGTGAAGCTGCTGATCGATGCTTATGATGCGGTGAAGCGCGACGAAAAGGGCTTCGCCTCGCTGGGCAGCGTCGGACAGTTGGCGGGCAATCGCTCCAGCTTCGACACGCGGAACTATGGGTATAAGCGACTGTCGGACCTGGTGCGCACCATCCCCAATTTCCTGGTCGAAGTCCGCGAAGGTGGGCAGACATGGATCAAGCGGGTCCGCTGA
- a CDS encoding carbonic anhydrase: MSDFADMLQGYHRFRNTGWNQQRERWGELAEGQSPRVMVIACSDSRVDPAQIFDTSPGEIFVVRNVAALVPPFETNPGHHGVSAALEFAVQVLKVGEIVVMGHGKCGGCKAALSHDLKDAPPGEGGFIHNWIELLDGARDVVVGRYGEQRDRDVERAMEQEAVKVSLANLRSFPCVRSKERNGELKLIGSFFAIADGQLHILDEASGAFSPA; this comes from the coding sequence ATGAGCGACTTTGCCGACATGCTTCAGGGCTACCACCGCTTCCGCAACACCGGCTGGAACCAGCAGCGGGAGCGATGGGGCGAACTGGCCGAGGGGCAGAGCCCCAGGGTGATGGTGATCGCCTGTTCGGACAGCCGCGTCGATCCGGCCCAGATTTTCGACACCAGCCCCGGCGAGATATTCGTTGTGCGCAATGTCGCGGCGCTGGTCCCTCCGTTCGAAACCAATCCCGGCCATCATGGCGTATCGGCCGCACTGGAATTCGCGGTGCAGGTGCTGAAAGTCGGTGAAATCGTCGTCATGGGGCACGGCAAATGCGGTGGTTGCAAGGCGGCACTCAGCCATGATCTGAAGGATGCGCCGCCGGGCGAAGGCGGCTTCATCCATAACTGGATCGAGCTGCTGGACGGCGCGCGCGACGTGGTAGTGGGCCGCTATGGCGAGCAACGCGACCGCGATGTGGAGCGCGCCATGGAGCAGGAAGCCGTCAAGGTCAGCCTCGCCAATCTCCGCAGCTTCCCCTGCGTCCGGTCCAAGGAACGCAATGGCGAACTCAAACTGATCGGCAGCTTCTTCGCCATCGCGGACGGACAGCTTCACATATTGGACGAAGCGAGCGGCGCCTTCTCCCCTGCCTGA
- the ettA gene encoding energy-dependent translational throttle protein EttA, producing the protein MSASSQYAYVMKSMTKTFPGAAKPVLNQINLQFYRGSKIGIVGPNGAGKSTLMKIMAGIDTDFSGEAWPGENITVGYLPQEPQLDPTKTVLENVKDGAREIADKMDRFNEISMIMADPPEDVDFDALMEEMGTLQEQIDAVDGWTLDNQLEIAMEALRCPPSDWSVESLSGGEKRRIALTRLLIQKPDILLLDEPTNHLDAESVTWLENHLKEYAGSVLMITHDRYFLDNVVGWILELDRGKYFPYEGNYSTYLEKKAKRLEQEDREATGRQKAINDELEWIRAGTKGRQTKSKARIKKFEELVAGQNNRTPGKAQIVIQVPERLGGKVIEFKGISKAYGDKLLFEDLSFLLPPGGIVGVIGPNGAGKSTLFRIITGQETPDSGEVDIGSTVRLGYVDQSRDHLDASKNVWEEVSDGLDYVKVNGHDMSTRAYVGAFNFKGQDQQKNVGKLSGGERNRVHIAKMLKKGGNVLLLDEPTNDLDVETLGALEEAIENFAGCAVVISHDRFFLDRLATHILAFEGDSHVEWFEGNFEAYEEDKRRRLGDAADRPTRLAYKKLTR; encoded by the coding sequence ATGTCCGCCTCATCGCAATATGCCTATGTCATGAAGAGCATGACCAAGACCTTCCCCGGCGCGGCGAAGCCGGTGCTGAACCAGATCAACCTGCAATTTTATCGCGGTTCGAAGATCGGCATCGTCGGCCCCAACGGCGCGGGCAAGTCGACCCTGATGAAGATCATGGCCGGCATCGATACGGATTTCAGCGGTGAAGCCTGGCCGGGCGAGAATATCACGGTCGGCTATCTGCCGCAGGAACCGCAGCTCGACCCGACCAAGACGGTGCTGGAGAATGTGAAGGACGGCGCTCGCGAGATCGCGGACAAGATGGACCGTTTCAACGAGATCAGTATGATCATGGCCGATCCGCCGGAAGACGTCGATTTCGACGCGCTGATGGAGGAAATGGGCACGTTGCAGGAGCAAATCGACGCGGTCGACGGCTGGACGCTCGACAACCAGCTTGAAATCGCGATGGAAGCGCTGCGTTGCCCGCCGTCGGACTGGTCGGTGGAAAGCCTGTCGGGTGGTGAAAAGCGCCGCATCGCGCTGACCCGCCTGCTGATCCAGAAGCCGGACATCCTGCTGCTCGACGAACCGACCAACCATTTGGACGCCGAAAGCGTTACCTGGCTGGAAAACCACCTCAAGGAATATGCCGGGTCGGTGTTGATGATAACCCATGACCGCTATTTCCTCGACAATGTCGTCGGCTGGATCCTGGAACTCGATCGCGGAAAATATTTCCCGTACGAAGGCAACTACTCCACCTATCTGGAGAAGAAGGCCAAGCGCCTGGAGCAGGAGGACCGCGAGGCCACCGGCCGCCAGAAGGCGATCAACGATGAGCTGGAATGGATCAGGGCCGGCACCAAGGGCCGCCAGACCAAGTCCAAGGCGCGTATCAAGAAGTTCGAGGAACTGGTCGCCGGCCAGAACAACCGCACGCCCGGCAAGGCGCAGATCGTCATTCAGGTGCCGGAACGGCTGGGCGGCAAGGTGATCGAGTTCAAGGGCATTAGCAAAGCCTATGGCGACAAGCTGCTGTTCGAGGACCTGTCCTTCCTGTTGCCACCGGGCGGTATCGTCGGCGTCATCGGTCCGAACGGCGCGGGCAAATCCACCCTGTTCCGCATCATCACCGGTCAGGAGACCCCCGATTCGGGCGAAGTCGACATCGGTTCGACCGTGCGCCTGGGCTATGTCGACCAGAGCCGCGACCATCTGGATGCCTCCAAGAATGTCTGGGAGGAAGTGTCGGACGGCCTGGACTATGTGAAGGTCAACGGTCACGACATGTCGACCCGCGCCTATGTCGGGGCCTTCAACTTCAAGGGGCAGGACCAGCAGAAGAATGTCGGCAAGCTGTCGGGTGGTGAGCGCAACCGCGTCCACATCGCCAAGATGCTGAAGAAGGGCGGCAATGTGCTGCTACTCGACGAACCGACCAACGACCTCGACGTGGAAACGCTGGGCGCGCTGGAGGAAGCGATCGAGAATTTCGCGGGCTGCGCCGTGGTCATCAGCCATGACCGTTTCTTCCTTGATCGTCTCGCCACCCATATCCTGGCCTTCGAAGGCGACAGCCATGTCGAGTGGTTCGAAGGCAATTTCGAGGCTTATGAGGAAGACAAGCGCCGCCGCCTGGGCGATGCTGCCGATCGTCCGACGCGCCTGGCCTACAAGAAGTTGACCCGCTGA
- a CDS encoding M20/M25/M40 family metallo-hydrolase has translation MYKIRSGLSAALLLGSILTPALSHAASADSSAIRDAALKDGVAWDFTEGLTTEVGPRPAGTPQEARARDWAVAKLKALGFSNVRAEPYTMPVWVRGHDEARILSPFPQNLVLAALGNSGSTSDKGIEGEVVYFPSIADLEAAPESALKGKIAFVDHDMKATQDGSSYGYFGAARRQGPSIASKKGAIAILIRSIGTDHHRVPHTGVQMWADGVTPIPAAALSVPDAEQLARVIARGQPVKLHLTLTSKMLKDQPSGNVIAEIPGSDPAAGIVVAACHLDSWDQGTGATDDATGCAIAAASALQVSRAGRPRRTIRVLMAGAEEIGGDGARAYYKAHGQEKHALAIESDFGADRIWRVDFKLPQGHEALAKTIAQALAPLGVGASTQEAGGGADIAPLVKAGVPVIDLQQDGTRYFDIHHTPDDTLDKVDPEQLRQNVAAWAVTLNLVANASETLSAN, from the coding sequence ATGTATAAAATCCGATCGGGCCTGTCTGCCGCCCTGCTCCTTGGCAGCATCCTCACCCCCGCCCTTTCCCATGCGGCGTCTGCCGACAGCAGCGCGATTCGCGATGCGGCGCTCAAAGATGGCGTCGCCTGGGACTTTACCGAAGGACTGACCACCGAAGTCGGCCCGCGCCCTGCCGGTACGCCGCAGGAAGCGCGGGCACGCGATTGGGCGGTGGCAAAGCTCAAGGCGCTGGGCTTCTCCAACGTCCGCGCCGAACCTTATACCATGCCGGTCTGGGTACGCGGGCATGACGAAGCCCGCATCCTTTCCCCCTTCCCGCAGAATCTGGTGCTGGCGGCACTCGGCAACAGCGGATCGACCAGCGACAAGGGAATTGAAGGCGAAGTCGTCTATTTCCCCAGCATCGCCGATTTGGAAGCCGCGCCCGAATCCGCCCTCAAGGGCAAGATCGCCTTTGTCGACCATGATATGAAAGCGACGCAGGACGGCTCCTCCTACGGCTATTTCGGCGCTGCGCGGCGTCAGGGCCCAAGCATAGCATCGAAGAAGGGCGCGATCGCCATCCTGATCCGATCGATCGGCACCGACCATCATCGCGTGCCGCATACCGGCGTGCAAATGTGGGCGGATGGCGTGACGCCGATCCCGGCGGCGGCGCTTTCAGTGCCCGACGCCGAGCAGCTCGCCCGCGTGATCGCGCGCGGACAGCCGGTGAAACTGCACCTGACGCTCACCTCCAAGATGTTGAAAGACCAGCCCTCCGGCAATGTCATCGCCGAAATCCCCGGCAGCGATCCGGCGGCCGGTATCGTCGTGGCCGCCTGCCATCTCGATAGCTGGGACCAGGGCACCGGCGCGACCGACGACGCGACCGGCTGCGCCATCGCGGCGGCATCCGCGCTTCAAGTCTCCAGGGCCGGCCGGCCCCGCCGCACCATCCGTGTGCTGATGGCGGGCGCGGAGGAGATCGGCGGTGATGGCGCGCGCGCTTATTATAAGGCGCATGGACAGGAAAAACATGCGCTGGCGATCGAATCGGATTTCGGCGCCGACCGCATCTGGCGCGTCGATTTCAAGCTGCCGCAAGGTCATGAAGCCTTGGCAAAAACTATCGCACAGGCGCTCGCACCGCTGGGCGTAGGCGCCAGCACGCAGGAAGCGGGCGGCGGTGCAGACATTGCACCGCTTGTGAAGGCCGGCGTGCCTGTCATTGATTTGCAACAGGATGGCACGCGCTATTTCGACATCCACCACACGCCCGACGACACGCTGGACAAGGTCGATCCCGAACAGTTGCGGCAGAATGTCGCTGCCTGGGCCGTGACGCTGAACCTGGTCGCTAACGCATCAGAAACATTGAGCGCTAACTGA
- a CDS encoding family 43 glycosylhydrolase produces the protein MNPTRRHLLTLATASAGAALAPGVAARPIGKAIGEPDMSGTGSMSGIGVEGSRRGDLGDGRYVNPVLAGDRPDPTILKDGEDYYAAFSSFLYYPGVPIWHSRDLVNWTPVTAALKTPTGTVWALDIAKHGDRYFIYIPVLASDGDARPLRTYVIHAPAMSGPWSEPIDMHIDGMIDPGHAVGENGKRYLFFNGGNRVKLRDDGLAADGAVEHVYNGWPIPSDYVIEGFALEGPKVLHRDGYHYLIAAQGGTAGPPTSHMVVAARSRSINGPWENCPYNPIVRTVSREEPWWSRGHATAVEGPDGRWWLAYHGYENGFRTLGRQLLLEPMEWTQDGWPRALGGALDQPFLKPAAGSGTHGQPLSGLSQEAIGNRLTFFAPKGDYLKRARFQGDSLSLAAQGTGPADASPLLFVAGDRSYEIIVDVEIQAGTQAGLILFYNDKLFCGLGVGDDRLHAYRIGQEERWPAGAPISTKRLRLRLVNDENVVTFYYSAPGGAWKKERSVEVAGYNHNVGDGFLSLRPGLYAAGSGTATFQNLLYRARRRTGDSG, from the coding sequence ATGAACCCGACCCGCAGGCACCTGTTAACCCTCGCCACCGCTTCTGCCGGGGCCGCCCTGGCGCCCGGCGTTGCGGCGCGTCCGATCGGCAAAGCGATCGGCGAACCGGACATGTCCGGCACCGGTTCCATGAGCGGCATAGGGGTGGAAGGATCCCGCCGGGGCGATCTGGGCGACGGCCGCTACGTCAATCCCGTGCTGGCCGGTGATCGACCCGATCCCACTATCCTGAAGGATGGTGAGGATTATTACGCCGCCTTCTCCTCCTTTCTCTATTATCCGGGCGTGCCGATCTGGCATTCACGCGACCTGGTCAACTGGACGCCCGTAACGGCAGCCTTGAAGACCCCGACCGGCACGGTCTGGGCGCTCGATATCGCCAAACATGGCGATCGCTATTTCATCTATATCCCGGTTCTGGCGTCCGATGGCGATGCGCGGCCGCTGCGCACCTATGTCATTCATGCGCCTGCGATGAGCGGGCCGTGGAGCGAGCCGATCGATATGCATATCGACGGTATGATCGACCCGGGCCACGCGGTCGGGGAGAATGGCAAGCGCTACCTCTTCTTCAACGGTGGCAACAGGGTGAAGCTGCGTGATGACGGGCTGGCCGCCGATGGCGCGGTCGAGCATGTCTATAATGGTTGGCCGATCCCCAGCGATTATGTGATCGAAGGTTTCGCGCTGGAAGGCCCCAAGGTGCTTCACCGCGACGGCTATCATTATCTCATCGCGGCACAGGGCGGTACGGCTGGTCCGCCGACGAGCCATATGGTGGTTGCCGCACGATCCCGCTCGATCAATGGGCCATGGGAAAATTGCCCCTATAATCCGATCGTGCGGACCGTATCGCGGGAAGAGCCGTGGTGGTCGCGGGGACATGCGACAGCGGTCGAGGGACCGGACGGCCGGTGGTGGCTCGCCTATCATGGCTATGAGAACGGCTTTCGAACGCTGGGGCGGCAATTGTTGCTGGAGCCGATGGAATGGACCCAGGACGGTTGGCCGCGCGCATTGGGAGGTGCGCTCGACCAGCCGTTTCTCAAGCCCGCTGCCGGGAGTGGCACGCATGGCCAGCCGCTTTCGGGCCTGTCGCAGGAGGCGATCGGCAACCGACTGACCTTCTTCGCACCCAAGGGCGACTATCTGAAGCGTGCGCGTTTCCAGGGAGACAGTCTGTCGCTGGCAGCGCAGGGGACGGGACCAGCCGATGCGTCGCCGCTGCTGTTCGTGGCAGGCGACCGCTCCTACGAGATCATAGTCGATGTCGAGATACAGGCAGGGACGCAGGCGGGGCTGATCCTTTTCTACAATGACAAGCTGTTCTGCGGCCTGGGCGTGGGGGATGATCGCCTGCACGCCTATCGTATCGGTCAGGAGGAGCGGTGGCCGGCCGGTGCCCCGATATCCACGAAACGCCTCCGATTGCGGCTCGTCAACGACGAGAATGTCGTGACTTTCTATTATTCTGCCCCTGGTGGCGCATGGAAAAAGGAGCGATCGGTCGAGGTCGCCGGCTATAATCACAACGTCGGTGATGGTTTCCTGAGCCTGCGTCCGGGGCTTTACGCAGCAGGATCGGGTACGGCGACATTCCAGAACCTGCTTTATCGCGCACGTCGGCGGACCGGCGATAGTGGTTGA
- a CDS encoding acylphosphatase, giving the protein MVHGRVQGVWYRAWAAETACGLGLAGWVRNRTEGGVEMLLQGEAETIERFIMLAHEGPSAAQVMRIDTTDATVQALNGFEKHPTI; this is encoded by the coding sequence ATGGTTCACGGCCGCGTCCAGGGCGTCTGGTATCGCGCCTGGGCGGCAGAAACAGCGTGTGGACTCGGTCTTGCCGGGTGGGTGCGCAACCGAACGGAAGGCGGCGTCGAAATGCTGTTACAAGGTGAAGCAGAAACGATAGAGCGCTTCATCATGTTGGCGCATGAAGGGCCATCGGCTGCGCAAGTGATGCGGATCGATACCACGGACGCAACAGTCCAGGCGCTCAACGGGTTCGAGAAACACCCGACGATCTGA
- a CDS encoding cytochrome c peroxidase, with translation MNVAPIIVGMALLATGVIAARPAWRWPALPAGVIVPSIPADNDMSAIKVALGRRLFYDRALSQNGSMACADCHSQSHGFSDGLPTHIGVTGEMGVRNVPGLANVAWRTGFTWIEAGISTLEAQAMVPMTGTKPVEMGMAGNDAELAQRLDTDSCYRRLFTQAFPNAKGGATYAKVTAALGAFERTMISFGSPYDQGNLSPLAQKGAAQFAASGCVSCHSGQDFTDGNIHYVGSAAPGEIDNSAYGGKPLPPGFEPPPERFRTPSLRNVAVTGPWLHDGQSPTMEAAIRRHAATQLGDIEMPALLAFLDSLTDRDFLKNAALGPPPAACPTVI, from the coding sequence ATGAACGTGGCACCCATCATTGTCGGTATGGCATTGCTGGCTACAGGCGTGATCGCTGCTCGACCCGCATGGCGCTGGCCCGCCCTGCCAGCCGGAGTCATTGTTCCGTCCATCCCTGCCGATAATGACATGAGCGCCATCAAGGTCGCGCTTGGCCGTCGCCTCTTTTATGATCGCGCCTTGTCGCAGAATGGCAGCATGGCTTGCGCCGATTGCCATAGCCAGTCTCACGGTTTCAGCGATGGCCTGCCTACCCATATTGGCGTCACGGGAGAGATGGGCGTACGCAATGTTCCGGGCCTTGCCAACGTCGCCTGGCGCACAGGCTTCACGTGGATTGAGGCGGGCATCTCGACGCTGGAGGCACAGGCGATGGTGCCGATGACCGGAACAAAGCCGGTCGAGATGGGCATGGCCGGCAACGATGCTGAACTGGCCCAGCGGCTAGATACCGATTCCTGCTACCGCCGCCTGTTCACGCAGGCGTTCCCGAATGCGAAGGGTGGCGCGACTTATGCGAAGGTGACGGCAGCGCTTGGCGCCTTCGAGCGAACCATGATTTCCTTTGGCAGCCCCTATGACCAGGGCAATCTTTCCCCGCTGGCACAAAAGGGAGCAGCGCAGTTCGCGGCGTCGGGTTGCGTCTCCTGCCATAGTGGTCAGGATTTTACCGATGGAAATATTCATTATGTCGGGAGCGCCGCGCCGGGTGAGATCGACAACAGCGCCTATGGCGGCAAACCGCTACCACCCGGATTTGAACCGCCGCCCGAACGCTTCCGCACGCCCTCGCTCCGCAATGTCGCCGTGACCGGCCCATGGCTGCATGATGGGCAAAGCCCGACCATGGAAGCGGCGATTCGGCGTCATGCGGCGACGCAACTTGGCGATATCGAAATGCCCGCTCTGCTGGCGTTTCTCGATTCGCTGACCGATCGCGATTTCCTGAAGAACGCCGCCCTTGGCCCGCCGCCAGCCGCTTGCCCAACCGTCATCTGA